A single Nostoc sp. PCC 7107 DNA region contains:
- the wecB gene encoding non-hydrolyzing UDP-N-acetylglucosamine 2-epimerase produces the protein MTNQKRVGIILGTRPEAIKLAPVIQVFQKSPSFKLRVILTGQHREMVEQVMQLFNLKADEDLEIMQPQQSLSDITCRSLRGLEELFQKNKPDLVIVQGDTTTAFAAALAAFYQKIPVGHVEAGLRTDNIYNPYPEEANRRLISQITQLHFAPTTLAVENLQRSGVLGEIHLTGNTVIDALLNVAASQPACNVPGLNWNEYRVLLSTVHRRENWGEPLQAIAQGFLQILDKFADTALVLPLHRNPTVREPLQALLGQHQRVFLTEPLDYAELVGAIGRSHFLLTDSGGLQEEAPSLGKPVLVLRETTERPEAVTAGTAKLVGTESESILTAAAELLSNPAAYDAMANAINPFGDGHAAERILQIVKNYLGVG, from the coding sequence ATGACTAATCAAAAGCGAGTTGGCATTATCTTAGGTACACGTCCAGAGGCGATTAAATTAGCGCCTGTGATTCAGGTTTTTCAAAAATCTCCTAGCTTTAAGTTGCGAGTAATTTTAACTGGACAGCATCGGGAGATGGTTGAACAAGTAATGCAACTGTTTAACCTGAAAGCAGATGAAGATCTAGAGATTATGCAGCCTCAACAATCTTTAAGTGATATTACCTGTCGCAGCTTACGCGGACTAGAAGAGTTATTTCAAAAAAATAAACCAGATTTAGTTATCGTCCAAGGAGATACGACAACAGCTTTTGCTGCGGCTTTGGCAGCTTTTTATCAAAAAATTCCTGTCGGTCATGTAGAAGCAGGGTTAAGAACTGATAATATTTACAATCCTTATCCAGAAGAAGCGAATCGACGCTTAATTTCCCAAATTACGCAACTGCATTTTGCGCCAACGACTTTGGCGGTAGAGAATTTACAACGTTCTGGGGTGTTGGGCGAAATTCACCTGACGGGGAATACAGTTATTGATGCACTGTTGAATGTGGCGGCGAGTCAACCAGCTTGTAATGTCCCTGGTTTGAACTGGAATGAATATCGCGTGTTGTTGTCTACAGTTCACCGTCGGGAAAATTGGGGAGAACCATTACAAGCGATCGCTCAAGGTTTTCTGCAAATATTAGATAAGTTTGCTGATACTGCTTTGGTGTTACCACTGCATCGCAACCCGACAGTTAGGGAACCATTGCAAGCATTATTAGGGCAACATCAGCGAGTATTTTTAACCGAACCTTTAGATTATGCCGAATTAGTGGGTGCAATTGGGCGATCGCATTTTTTATTAACTGATTCTGGTGGTTTGCAAGAAGAAGCACCCAGTTTAGGTAAACCAGTATTAGTTTTGCGAGAAACCACAGAACGTCCTGAAGCGGTAACGGCGGGTACAGCTAAATTAGTGGGAACTGAAAGCGAGAGTATTTTAACTGCGGCAGCGGAGTTGTTGAGTAACCCGGCGGCGTATGATGCAATGGCTAATGCTATAAATCCTTTTGGTGACGGCCATGCAGCCGAGCGAATTTTGCAGATTGTAAAGAATTATTTGGGAGTGGGTTGA
- a CDS encoding type IV pilus twitching motility protein PilT, giving the protein MTETSPPANSNPVASRNVPPMPPPPPSLMTQRQHTQTLDMSTHRNTTQPAPPPPAAGHRPGTPPPAAKSNPTGLSLAQIIKEAFDKGYSDVHLGVGEVPRFRNRGEIQPTEYPETDHETFMGWLREVMTEAEIQRFEEHLEFDGATQYEFARVRINVFGSMKGHALVLRLIPLTILSMEQLRLPPIFRDICHHHKGLILVTGPTGSGKSTTMAAMIDYINREMAKHIITIEDPVEFVHKSRKSLVKQREVGMHTRKFDNALKAALREDPDLILVGEMRDKETVNTALKAAQTGHLVMGTLHTNSAVKTIERILNLYSGEEQDAMRVALAESLVAIIAQGLCRTTDGKRAAFHDILINTEAVKEWVKDGKYDEIGELMKQAGFDGMITMNQSLLNLYQEGRITEETALEMSPTPNEMAQFLRGRV; this is encoded by the coding sequence ATGACAGAAACATCGCCACCAGCCAATTCCAATCCTGTTGCTTCTCGGAATGTGCCACCCATGCCACCGCCACCACCATCATTAATGACACAGCGGCAGCATACACAAACTTTGGATATGTCAACCCATCGAAATACAACTCAACCTGCTCCACCGCCACCAGCAGCAGGTCATCGTCCAGGAACTCCCCCACCAGCAGCTAAAAGCAATCCTACTGGATTAAGTTTGGCGCAAATCATCAAAGAAGCTTTTGATAAAGGTTATTCCGATGTTCACTTGGGTGTAGGTGAAGTACCTCGCTTCCGCAACCGTGGCGAAATTCAACCAACCGAGTATCCAGAAACAGATCATGAAACTTTCATGGGTTGGTTGCGAGAGGTAATGACGGAAGCAGAAATTCAGCGATTTGAAGAACACCTAGAATTTGATGGTGCAACTCAGTATGAATTCGCCCGTGTACGGATTAACGTTTTTGGCTCAATGAAAGGCCATGCACTGGTGCTACGGTTAATTCCCCTAACAATCTTATCGATGGAACAATTGAGATTACCGCCAATTTTCCGAGATATCTGTCATCACCATAAAGGCTTAATCTTAGTCACTGGGCCGACTGGTTCTGGTAAATCAACAACTATGGCGGCGATGATTGACTATATTAATCGAGAAATGGCCAAGCACATCATCACCATTGAAGATCCTGTGGAATTTGTTCACAAAAGCCGCAAGTCCTTGGTCAAGCAAAGGGAAGTGGGGATGCACACCCGCAAATTTGATAATGCTTTAAAAGCAGCTTTGCGGGAAGATCCAGACTTGATTCTGGTGGGGGAAATGCGGGATAAAGAAACAGTCAATACCGCCTTGAAAGCTGCCCAAACTGGTCACTTAGTCATGGGAACCTTGCACACCAACAGTGCGGTGAAAACGATTGAACGGATTCTCAATTTATACTCTGGTGAAGAACAGGATGCCATGCGGGTAGCCCTGGCAGAATCTTTAGTAGCCATCATCGCCCAAGGATTATGTCGTACGACCGATGGTAAACGAGCTGCATTCCACGATATCTTAATTAACACTGAGGCGGTTAAAGAATGGGTCAAAGACGGTAAGTACGATGAAATTGGTGAACTGATGAAACAAGCCGGTTTTGACGGTATGATTACGATGAATCAGTCGCTACTCAATCTTTACCAAGAAGGTCGCATTACTGAAGAAACAGCTTTAGAAATGTCACCAACTCCTAACGAAATGGCTCAGTTTCTCCGAGGACGAGTTTAA
- a CDS encoding circadian clock KaiB family protein — protein sequence MSTNKLFLPKVFKGIALFTPGGDLIYCIDPNKQGRWHLHLCAALQEILDLPEPPHFLVPCYTATVDHWLDPHTHQIRTFAEAYPAVLQHQSLLNAIFDTGDLVWQATPWQDGLCDRMVLATYRSTFPQLWEDHDLIINLDLSEKAPKYYPPVRATQNVQQKNQCYVLRLFIAGHSANTERILHNLHEMLERSLRCPYTMKVIDVLTHPEQAEIDQVSATPTLVKVWPQPIRRIVGDLDNAEKIFQMLGTKEKL from the coding sequence TTGAGTACAAATAAACTCTTTTTACCTAAAGTTTTTAAAGGCATTGCCTTATTTACACCCGGAGGCGATTTGATTTATTGCATCGACCCGAATAAACAGGGTCGATGGCATTTGCATTTGTGTGCTGCGTTACAAGAAATTCTCGATTTACCAGAACCGCCTCATTTTTTAGTTCCTTGTTATACAGCTACAGTTGACCACTGGTTAGATCCCCATACTCATCAAATTCGGACTTTTGCAGAAGCCTATCCAGCAGTTCTGCAACATCAATCTTTATTAAATGCCATTTTTGATACGGGTGATTTAGTATGGCAAGCAACACCTTGGCAAGATGGATTATGCGATCGCATGGTGTTGGCAACTTATCGTTCTACATTTCCCCAACTTTGGGAAGACCACGACTTAATTATTAACTTAGACTTATCGGAAAAGGCTCCCAAATATTATCCACCAGTGAGAGCCACACAAAACGTACAGCAAAAAAATCAATGTTACGTTTTGCGTTTATTTATTGCCGGTCATAGTGCTAATACAGAAAGGATTCTGCATAATTTACACGAAATGTTAGAGCGATCGCTCAGATGTCCCTACACTATGAAAGTGATTGATGTTCTAACTCATCCAGAACAAGCAGAAATCGATCAGGTGTCTGCAACTCCTACTCTCGTAAAAGTTTGGCCTCAACCGATTCGCCGAATCGTTGGCGATTTAGATAACGCTGAGAAAATCTTCCAAATGTTAGGTACGAAAGAAAAGTTATAA
- a CDS encoding histone deacetylase: protein MLPVIYSDEFLNHKTGNYHPEKPERLTAIVNALKEAAFAEKIAWREPTPVADKPSLMSLLLQAHSPAYVKKLGEISASGGGYLDGDTPVSPNSYDVALLAVSAWLDGIDIVLAEENPAFVLARPPGHHAESDAGMGFCLLSNAAIAAFYALEQPEIKRVAILDWDVHHGNGTQAIVETHPQIAYCSLHQYPCYPGTGKASEHGYHNNVLNAPLPPGSNISAYRPLLENKLIPFLENFHPDLLIVSAGYDANTADPLANMNLLPDDYGLFTEYCLGITRKILFGLEGGYDFSSLSQSVLATIERCL from the coding sequence ATGCTCCCAGTCATCTATTCTGATGAGTTTTTGAATCACAAGACTGGAAATTATCATCCAGAAAAACCAGAACGTTTGACAGCGATTGTCAACGCTTTAAAAGAAGCTGCGTTTGCCGAAAAGATTGCTTGGCGCGAGCCTACTCCAGTCGCCGACAAACCATCACTGATGTCTTTGTTATTACAAGCTCACAGCCCAGCTTACGTGAAAAAACTTGGGGAAATTTCTGCTAGTGGTGGTGGCTATCTTGATGGTGATACCCCAGTTTCTCCCAATAGCTATGATGTAGCCTTATTGGCGGTGAGTGCTTGGCTAGATGGTATTGATATTGTCTTAGCTGAAGAAAATCCTGCTTTTGTGTTGGCGCGTCCACCGGGACATCATGCGGAAAGTGATGCAGGGATGGGTTTTTGTTTACTTTCTAATGCGGCGATCGCCGCATTTTATGCTTTAGAACAACCAGAAATTAAGCGTGTGGCTATTCTCGATTGGGATGTACATCATGGTAATGGAACTCAGGCGATCGTAGAAACTCATCCACAGATTGCCTACTGTTCTCTTCATCAGTATCCTTGCTATCCCGGTACTGGAAAAGCATCGGAACATGGTTATCATAATAACGTTTTAAATGCGCCGCTGCCGCCTGGTAGCAATATCTCTGCCTATCGCCCATTGTTAGAAAACAAACTAATCCCATTCTTAGAAAACTTTCACCCTGATTTATTAATTGTCAGCGCCGGTTATGATGCTAACACCGCAGATCCTTTGGCAAATATGAATTTACTACCAGATGATTATGGTTTATTTACTGAATATTGTTTGGGTATAACTCGGAAAATTCTCTTTGGTTTGGAAGGCGGCTATGATTTTTCTAGTCTTTCTCAGTCTGTGTTAGCCACAATTGAACGCTGTTTATGA
- a CDS encoding SirB1 family protein: protein MNFSSARQYFYQEIQQPDEYINLAKAALYIAQEEYPNLDLEEYLDALNTMAQEVQERLPTSRYPLRLIQSLNQYLYDDLGFTGNHSNYYDPCNSFLNDVIDRRTGIPITLALVYLEIAQRIDFPMVGIGLPGHFLIRPDIPDMEIFVDAFNRGEVMFAEDCQERLTQMFQQPVSLKPEFLATVSNRQFLARMLTNLKYIYLKQQDLAKTLAAVERILLLFPMAMLEIRDRGLLYYQLGHHLQAAEDLQNYLSKVPDAEDAVVIRRLLAELGKD, encoded by the coding sequence ATGAATTTCTCGTCAGCAAGACAATATTTTTACCAAGAGATTCAGCAACCTGACGAGTATATCAACTTGGCTAAGGCAGCACTGTACATTGCCCAAGAAGAATATCCTAACCTTGACCTGGAAGAATATCTCGATGCCCTCAATACAATGGCACAAGAGGTTCAAGAACGTTTACCAACTTCACGTTATCCACTACGGTTGATTCAAAGCTTGAATCAGTATTTATATGATGATTTAGGATTTACGGGCAATCATAGCAACTATTATGACCCCTGCAACAGCTTTTTAAATGATGTGATCGACCGTCGCACAGGAATTCCGATTACTTTAGCGCTGGTTTACCTAGAAATTGCCCAAAGAATTGATTTCCCGATGGTGGGTATAGGATTACCGGGACATTTTCTCATACGTCCAGATATTCCAGATATGGAGATTTTTGTTGATGCGTTCAATCGTGGTGAGGTGATGTTTGCAGAAGACTGTCAGGAAAGACTGACTCAGATGTTTCAGCAACCTGTCAGCCTCAAACCCGAATTTTTAGCCACTGTCAGCAATCGGCAATTTTTAGCCAGAATGCTGACAAATTTAAAGTACATATATCTCAAGCAGCAAGACTTGGCCAAAACGCTGGCTGCGGTAGAACGAATTTTATTGCTATTTCCGATGGCGATGTTAGAAATTCGCGATCGCGGTCTGCTTTACTATCAACTAGGACATCATCTACAAGCAGCTGAAGACTTACAAAATTATTTATCCAAAGTTCCTGATGCGGAAGATGCAGTGGTAATTAGGCGGTTACTTGCTGAACTTGGTAAAGATTAA
- a CDS encoding IS4 family transposase — MLPKFYQNCFQNVLTPAQYKMLEILLMLLQFHKTVTIEKLATVFPQPIKFESRRRSIQRFLLLPQLSIPYLWFPLLKRWVKNSLKRGEKRLIFAIDRTQWRSQNVFVISLIEQKRAIPVYWLLLPKKGCSNLGEQKKLIRPLLQLFKGYQMLVLGDREFHSIKLANWLHSKGIDFVLRQKQGTYIRQENQSHQRLQSLGLTPGISFFLTGIQATKQKGFANFNLAGYYKRKYRGVVEPAGWFLLTNLDSLKDAIKAFKLRSGIEAMFKDCKTGGYNLESTYADGQRLIALILLIAIAYTCAILVGRNSRSSGLQKYVGRLKELQRLHRRHSAFWIGLYGQLWVGAMEFWADLAHELMRLKPSKLPYFQQGLRAMTLIQSAL, encoded by the coding sequence ATGTTACCTAAATTCTACCAAAACTGCTTTCAAAATGTACTGACACCCGCACAGTACAAGATGCTAGAAATCTTACTAATGCTATTGCAATTTCATAAAACTGTGACAATTGAGAAACTAGCAACAGTATTTCCACAACCGATAAAATTTGAAAGTCGGAGGCGGAGTATACAAAGATTTTTACTACTACCTCAGTTGTCGATTCCATATCTGTGGTTTCCCCTGCTCAAACGATGGGTGAAAAATAGTCTGAAAAGAGGAGAGAAACGGCTAATATTTGCGATTGATAGAACACAATGGCGTTCACAAAATGTATTTGTAATTAGTTTAATAGAACAAAAAAGAGCAATACCTGTGTACTGGCTATTGTTACCTAAAAAAGGATGTAGCAATTTGGGAGAGCAGAAAAAATTAATTCGTCCACTATTGCAGTTATTTAAGGGATATCAAATGCTGGTACTGGGAGATAGAGAATTCCACAGTATAAAACTAGCAAATTGGTTACATAGCAAGGGCATTGACTTTGTATTGCGTCAGAAACAAGGTACTTATATTCGGCAAGAAAACCAATCACACCAACGCTTACAATCTTTGGGATTAACTCCTGGCATCTCGTTTTTTTTGACAGGGATTCAAGCAACTAAACAGAAAGGGTTTGCCAATTTTAATCTCGCCGGATATTACAAGCGCAAATATCGTGGAGTTGTTGAGCCTGCTGGCTGGTTTTTATTAACTAACCTTGATAGTCTCAAAGATGCCATTAAAGCATTTAAGTTGCGGAGTGGTATCGAAGCCATGTTTAAAGATTGTAAAACTGGGGGGTATAATCTCGAATCTACTTATGCTGATGGTCAACGTTTGATAGCACTGATTTTATTAATTGCTATTGCCTATACTTGTGCTATTTTAGTTGGTCGTAATTCTCGCTCCTCTGGACTACAAAAATATGTTGGTCGTCTGAAGGAGTTACAACGATTGCACCGCCGACATAGTGCTTTTTGGATTGGTTTGTATGGTCAGTTATGGGTAGGGGCAATGGAATTTTGGGCTGATTTAGCTCATGAATTGATGCGCCTCAAGCCCAGTAAACTGCCATATTTTCAACAAGGTCTACGGGCTATGACTCTTATCCAGTCTGCTTTATAA
- a CDS encoding choice-of-anchor L domain-containing protein: protein MKSLKSFLKTGAFSLLGLGLVTAPAQAVNITTSSEIDPNVLVNNILGSGITISNATYQGASIASGTFTGGLASGIGIESGIIFTTGNANLAIGPNTSESASRKNNLAGDSDLSALISGVTTFDASVLEFEFTSTTGNLFFNYVFASEEYNEYVNSKYNDVFGFFLDGKNIALIDGTNTPVSINTVNGGNPFGNKATNPQLFNNNSIADGGAIYNLQYDGFTNVFSAQFKGLSEGTHRLKIAIADVGDYRYDSAVFIQAGTFSAQPLKEEVPEPTPVLQPEIPEPTPVTEQKVPEPTTVLGLLASAAFGATSLRKWK from the coding sequence ATGAAATCTCTGAAGAGTTTTCTAAAAACTGGTGCATTTTCTTTATTAGGTTTAGGATTAGTCACTGCACCTGCTCAAGCTGTCAATATCACTACTAGCAGCGAAATCGACCCAAATGTGTTAGTTAACAACATTTTAGGTTCAGGGATTACAATATCTAATGCTACATACCAAGGTGCATCAATAGCATCTGGAACTTTTACAGGTGGTTTAGCTTCAGGTATTGGCATAGAAAGTGGTATTATTTTCACTACTGGTAATGCTAACTTGGCAATTGGGCCAAATACTAGTGAGAGTGCATCCAGGAAGAATAATCTTGCGGGAGATTCAGATTTAAGTGCTTTGATTTCTGGAGTCACAACTTTTGATGCTAGTGTCCTAGAATTTGAGTTTACATCAACAACTGGCAATCTCTTTTTTAATTATGTTTTTGCATCAGAAGAATATAATGAATATGTGAATTCTAAGTATAACGATGTATTTGGATTTTTCTTGGATGGAAAAAATATTGCCTTAATAGATGGAACTAACACCCCAGTTTCTATTAATACTGTTAACGGTGGTAATCCTTTCGGTAATAAGGCAACAAATCCACAATTATTTAATAATAATTCTATAGCTGATGGTGGAGCAATTTATAATCTTCAATATGATGGTTTCACAAATGTATTTTCTGCTCAATTCAAAGGATTAAGTGAAGGTACACATCGCCTGAAAATCGCAATTGCAGATGTGGGAGATTATCGTTATGATTCTGCTGTGTTTATTCAAGCAGGTACTTTTTCTGCTCAACCTCTAAAAGAAGAAGTACCCGAACCTACACCTGTTCTTCAACCAGAAATTCCCGAACCTACACCTGTTACTGAACAAAAAGTACCTGAGCCTACGACTGTTTTAGGTTTGTTGGCTAGTGCAGCCTTTGGTGCTACATCCCTACGCAAGTGGAAGTAA
- a CDS encoding class I SAM-dependent methyltransferase translates to MIQKIADIPFAIFYPEKYKDYRELSYWQATLEKEGQLGNEHYSYFYTAYFDLEPSFYSSKRVLDIGCGPRGSLEWADSASERIGLDPLADEYLKLGADKHKMSYVAAPSEKIPFAEQYFDIVCSFNSLDHVADYQATASEIKRVVKPGGLFLMIVEVNHPPRPHEPISLSWQTTDDFLDVFDVMSVRRYEIGNHDIYGQLLKDDRFDETKKKKRPGILTAKFVKRV, encoded by the coding sequence TTGATTCAAAAGATAGCAGATATTCCCTTTGCAATTTTCTATCCCGAAAAATATAAAGACTACAGAGAACTGTCTTATTGGCAGGCTACTTTAGAAAAAGAAGGGCAACTTGGAAATGAACATTACTCATATTTTTACACTGCCTACTTTGATTTAGAACCCAGCTTTTATTCGAGTAAACGAGTTCTTGATATTGGTTGTGGGCCGCGTGGCAGCCTAGAATGGGCTGATTCAGCATCTGAACGGATTGGTTTAGATCCTTTAGCTGATGAGTATTTAAAGCTGGGAGCAGACAAACATAAGATGAGCTATGTGGCTGCACCCTCAGAAAAAATTCCCTTTGCCGAGCAATACTTTGATATAGTTTGCAGCTTTAATTCTTTAGATCATGTAGCAGACTATCAAGCAACGGCATCAGAGATTAAGCGAGTTGTCAAACCTGGTGGTTTATTTTTGATGATAGTAGAAGTCAATCATCCACCCCGCCCCCATGAACCTATTTCTCTGAGTTGGCAAACAACAGACGACTTCTTAGATGTATTTGATGTAATGAGTGTACGTCGTTACGAAATTGGCAATCACGATATATATGGTCAATTACTTAAAGACGATCGCTTTGATGAGACCAAGAAAAAGAAGCGCCCAGGAATCTTGACAGCTAAATTTGTCAAACGAGTATAA
- the cobJ gene encoding precorrin-3B C(17)-methyltransferase: protein MIKVVPAVVVLGQNSVVIARKIMSILPGARLYGLAGRTSGVDVSFSNFGETLRELFAAGTPVIGICAAGILIRTLASLISDKRQEPPVLAVAEDGSAVVPLLGGLSGVNDLARRIAEVLEVKAAITTTGDIRFRTALLSPPAGYHLANSDDAKTFISDLLAGAQVKLEGTAPWLSNSQLPIDTHGKLTIRVTESLVHSTANCLVYHPKTIAIAITHPSINLTRVEQILVDAKLAPASVAGIFAPISIAANPSIHAMADAFGVVTRFFTQGNISAQAIALEATGSSGKLIATASTEIALAIAPQPIDPNTIGQPRGKLAIIGTGPGSASWMSPEVKEILKAATDLVGYKTYLDLVGALADGKQRHESDNREEIARATMALDLAATGKYVAVVSSGDPGIYAMAAAVFEVLDRHPQPEWDSIEIYVAPGISAMQAAAASVGAPLGHDFCAISLSDILKPWSIIEQRIAAAAEADFAIAFYNPVSKERTWQLAATRDILLRYRPPETPVVLGKNLGRPGQTVKVINLDQLTPDVADMRTVIIVGSSQTKTIQRSDGSISVYTPRRYAK from the coding sequence ATGATCAAGGTTGTACCTGCGGTTGTAGTGTTGGGTCAAAATAGTGTGGTCATAGCCCGTAAAATTATGAGTATCTTGCCAGGAGCAAGATTATATGGTTTGGCAGGACGCACTTCTGGAGTTGATGTTAGTTTTAGCAATTTTGGCGAGACGTTGCGGGAGTTGTTTGCTGCGGGAACACCCGTAATTGGCATTTGTGCTGCTGGTATTCTGATTAGAACCTTAGCTTCTTTGATTTCTGATAAGCGTCAAGAACCGCCCGTGTTGGCTGTGGCGGAAGATGGTAGTGCGGTAGTGCCTTTATTGGGTGGGTTGAGTGGAGTCAATGATTTAGCACGCCGCATTGCTGAGGTGTTGGAAGTGAAAGCAGCGATTACAACTACGGGGGATATTCGTTTTCGGACAGCGTTGTTATCGCCTCCTGCTGGCTATCATTTAGCCAACTCAGATGATGCTAAAACTTTTATTTCAGATTTGTTAGCGGGGGCGCAGGTAAAATTGGAAGGAACTGCACCTTGGTTGAGTAATAGTCAATTACCCATTGATACTCACGGAAAATTGACAATTCGAGTTACAGAAAGTTTAGTACACTCTACCGCTAATTGTCTGGTTTACCATCCCAAAACTATAGCGATCGCCATTACTCATCCTTCTATTAATTTAACTAGAGTTGAGCAAATACTCGTAGATGCTAAACTTGCACCTGCCTCTGTAGCTGGAATATTTGCCCCTATTAGTATTGCAGCTAATCCGTCAATTCATGCTATGGCTGATGCTTTTGGTGTCGTTACTCGCTTTTTTACCCAAGGTAATATCTCTGCACAAGCGATCGCTCTGGAAGCAACTGGTTCATCTGGTAAACTAATTGCTACTGCATCTACTGAAATAGCACTAGCGATCGCACCCCAACCAATTGACCCCAACACCATTGGTCAACCGCGTGGTAAATTAGCCATAATTGGCACTGGCCCCGGTTCTGCATCTTGGATGTCTCCAGAAGTCAAGGAAATTCTCAAAGCTGCAACTGACCTTGTAGGTTACAAAACATACCTCGATTTAGTTGGTGCTTTGGCTGATGGCAAACAACGCCATGAATCTGATAACCGTGAAGAAATTGCACGGGCGACAATGGCGCTGGATTTAGCCGCCACAGGTAAATATGTCGCGGTGGTTTCTTCTGGTGATCCGGGGATATATGCAATGGCAGCGGCTGTGTTTGAAGTCCTTGACCGTCATCCTCAACCAGAATGGGACAGTATCGAAATTTACGTTGCGCCAGGAATCTCTGCCATGCAAGCAGCAGCCGCGTCGGTTGGCGCACCCTTGGGGCATGACTTCTGCGCGATTTCACTGTCAGATATTTTGAAGCCTTGGTCAATTATTGAACAACGAATTGCGGCGGCGGCTGAAGCAGATTTTGCGATCGCATTTTACAACCCTGTTTCCAAAGAGCGTACTTGGCAACTTGCAGCCACCAGAGATATATTACTGCGGTATCGCCCACCAGAAACTCCCGTAGTATTAGGTAAAAATCTGGGCAGACCAGGACAAACGGTTAAGGTGATTAATCTTGACCAGTTAACACCAGATGTCGCCGATATGCGAACGGTGATTATTGTTGGTTCTAGCCAAACTAAAACTATTCAACGTAGTGATGGTAGCATCTCAGTTTATACTCCGCGTCGATATGCGAAGTAA